Below is a window of Brassica napus cultivar Da-Ae chromosome A5, Da-Ae, whole genome shotgun sequence DNA.
TAGAATGATGTGTTCGTCATTTTAGAAAGAATAGTATGCCTTGTTTGTTAAATAAATGCTAAGCAAATATATCTCATGACTTATTGCTGAATACACATTAACGAAACTTGAGAGTTTAATTTTCGTTTATACATATATGGAACGTTATTGTGAGATATACATATACATTTTGCATGAAAACTTCTCTTAATTtgtactttatatatttatgcatCCAACTCCGCAAACTCCAAATAAGAATTGAATGGTCAAAGTCTGCTTTTTCTtcgttttaaaagaaaaattatagagaaaaagactaaaatagcactaaatcaaatttttgttcccaaactagtactcaaggtcaaaagtcacaaaaatagcactcaagagatggggtttagggtttagaatttagggtttagagtttaggttttagggtttagagttgagaagtgaggttttggggataagatttcaaattttgaaaaataaaaaaatttaaatttttcaaaagataaaatgctattttggtcattttagtttttgagtgctattttgtgatataaacttagaaatgtgctattttggagatttgcccaaaattattcatctttattttttataggAATACTAATATTTGAAGTTCATTGTTTAGCAGTTTCAAGATATATTCATCTATTTCTTATATAGGATAGTGGCCATTACCAAAACCAACGCATTTTCTAGGCGACAGATACTGTGACGTTGTAATcatattttaagttgtgtataTAAAAACTAATGTCATTGTTGCAATTATTTAGATTAGAAAGGAATTTTGGAGGAAAGACCAAATGAAACTTTCAaggatattaacaaaaatatttgtttagccAATTTATAAGAAGTCAAATGCTCACCTGAGGTTTGTGTAGCGTCTTGGTATAAACAAAAAAGGTTTGAATATGAAATAGTCGAGCTTTCTTGAAGCTATAAATAGATATAGCAACTGACACAAGTAACTTCAAACTCTAAAACAACATAAAATGGCCATTACCTCCAAATCCATAGCTCTAACAATAATCTTCCTATTACTTTCTGTTTCTTGCGCCTCAAGTCAACAAGAAACCAAGTTTCTTAACCATGGCTTTCTTGGTGCTAACCTCCTCAAGTTCGGTTCTTCCATTGTCCACCCTAGTGGCCTCTTGGAGCTGACAAACACTTCGATGAGGCAAATTGGTCAAGCTTTCCATGGCTTTCCCATACCCTTCTCGAAACCTAACTCTTCGAATTCGATTTCTTTCTCCACAAGTTTCGTCTTCGCCATCACTCCAGGACCCGGCGCACCAGGCCACGGCTTGGCTTTCGTCATTTCACCCTCCATGGACTTTAGCGGAGCCCTTCCCAGCAATTACCTAGGCCTCTTCAACACCTCCAACAATGGAAACTCCTTAAAccgcatcctcgcagttgaatTCGACACCGTGCAGGCCGTTGAGTTGAGCGATATTGATGATAATCATGTTGCTATCGACCTAAACGGAGTGGTCTCCATTGAGTCTGCAACAGCTGCATACTTTGATGACCGAGACGCGAAGAACATAAGCTTGAGGCTGGCAAGTGGAGACCCAATCAGAGTCTGGATCGAATACAACGCGACAGAGATGTTGCTCAATGTCACGTTGGCTCCTCTAGAACGTCCAAAGTCAAACGTGCCTCTTCTCTCAAGAAAAATGAATCTTTCCGAGACTTTATCCGAACAAAACTATGTTGGATTCTCTGCAGCCACAGGAACCGTCACGAGCACGCATCTTGTTCTAGGCTGGAGCTTCAGCATAGAAGGGAAAGCCACAGAGATTGACCTAACAAAGCTTCCTTCTATTCCAAAACCGCCTTCTCCACCGTCTCCATCCTCAACTCCTCCAGTTTCAGTCAAGAAGGATTCGAACAACACTAAGCTCATCATAATCTTCGCTGCATCAGCAACAGGCGTAATCATGATCCTGGCTCTCTTAGGGTTTTGGCTCTTCCGTAGAAGGCAAGTATTCTTCACAGCAGGCGCAAGAAAATTCTCTCACCAGATGATATCAAGCGCGACGGGAGGTTTCGACAACTCTAGACTTCTCGGAGAGAGAAACTCAGGAAGTTTCTACAAAGGGAACCTTACTCCTACAGAGATTATAGCAGTGAAGAAGATTACTTGCACCACAAGGCAACAGAAGACAACCCTAATAGGGGAGATAGCTTCTATCTCAAGGCTAAGACAAAGAAACCTTGTTAACCTACTTGGTTACTGCAGCAAAGGTAACGAGGTTTATCTCGTCTACGAGTACGTCCCCAACGGTAGCCTAGACCGGTTCTTGTTCAGCAATGACCGACCGGTTCTCACATGGTCAGACCGGTTCTGTATCATAAAGGGTATTGCGGCAGGACTTCAATACCTTCACGGCGAGGGTCAAAGACCTTTGATTCACGGAAACGTGAAAGCCAGCAACGTACTCTTAGACGAAGAGCTACACGCTAGACTAGGAGACTACGGACAAGGAATCAGGCACAGCAGCACCACGGGACACGTGGCTCCGGAGCTAGTCGAGACAGGGAAGGCTACGCGTGACACAGACGTGTTTGGTTTTGGGGTGTTGGTTATGGAGATAGTCTGTGGAAGGAAAGCCATAGAGCCGACAAAACCACCTGAAGAGATCAGTTTAGTGAACTGGGTGCTTCAAGGGTTCAAGAAAGGCGATCTTTTACAGAGATGCGACACGAGAATGAACAGAGACGAGTTGGTGGCTAGAGAAGTGTTACTGGTTCTGAAAACCGGACTTCTGTGTGCTAACCGGTCTCAGGAAGCTAGGCCAATGATGAAGCAAGTAGTTGGGTATCTCGACGGTACAGAACGTCTCCCTCATGACGACTAAAAGAGGTTGTTGTATTTGAAGCATTTTCGTTTTGTGGTTGTGTGAATTTAAAGATATGACCAAAAGTATTAAGCATGATGCATGTGAATAAAACAAGAATTGTATActccatttgtaaatttgaaaataagaaaGATAATACATTACTTTGTCTTGAATAATGGATACAATAAGTAGTGTGTGTGGCTATAACACAAGTCTCAAGAAACTTTGTGAAAATTTgacccaagaaaaaaaaaactgtgtgAAACCAAATGTATTTTAAATGCAGTCTTTAGACAAAGCAAGGAAACAAACACGACAACAAAATATCCAAGGTGTTGGATCTTACGCTACACCTAAGCCACAGAGACTCCTCACACTAAATCTTCATCATTTCTAGACAGCACTTTCAGATTAGACGATCAAGTAATGGGCAACATAGCAGCGCTTCAGCTTGTGTTAAGTATTGGATTTAAAAGGGTAACGTATTAAATACTTCTGTTACAAGATATTGCAGTTTGGTAACGAAACATAGAAATTACCATTGttcagaaaaaatatatataggagacacAACTGACAGAACAGAACAAAAGGTTGAAAATATGTTAGGatttaaaacaaacaaacaaaagccATGACCTGCCGATTCTCACATGGTTAGATCGGTTATGTATCATAAAGACAATTGATAGCAACATACTATTAGACAAAGAGCTAAACTCTCGAGTATGAGACTATGGACAATGAAGCAGACACAGCTCAGGACATTCAGCACCAGAACTAATCAAGACGGGAAAATTGCAAGAGCTTAAGGTCAGGCCTATGCTAATCTAAGACGCACAAGAAAAGAGATTGTGTACTTCACCTTAACCAAGTCAAGACATAAATGAGATAAGCCACTTTCTTAGCCAAGTCCTGTAGTTGACACTACTCATCTAACAACAAAATCCCAAAGGACAAGCATGTTTCAGTATCAAATGGTATGTGACAGTTTATTTATGCAATATTACTACATAGAGCAACCGCATGAAGATGGTTGAGCATTCTAATATCAAACCCCAACTCAAAGCTCTGAATAAGCACATTCCCAGACAATCACAAtaccaaataataatatataactcaATGCAAGAAACTTTTACCCGAAGATCAGAGCCATCAAATGTCTGCAAAAGTCTGTACTCAAGAATAGCAGCATAGTAATATCAGCCATCAAGTTGCTGCCACCAACAAACAGACTGACATAAGAAAGTTTGCAACATGTAAGACGTAGCACCACATGAAACATAGAAAAAGATAGTAAAGCATTgtatcttcagaaaaaagaTGTTCACATGACGCTGGATACTCCTCAATAACGAGATAAGGATTTAGTGGCTGATGCCCTTCTTTGCTTTCAGTGACTCCAGTGCTTTGTTTCGCAACTCAATCTCAAGCCTCTTTGGATCCGACTCCTCCCCATTTTTACTCTTCTCAGCTTCGCCTTCTGACGAATCAGAATACTCTCGATTCTTAAGTTTCTGCTTCTCACCCCGACGTTCTTCCCTTTTACGACGTCTCTCCTCTCGCCTGCGTTTCTTCTCCtcctttttcgttttcttttccTCCTTCCTTCTCCTTTTAGCTTCCTTCCTATCCTCAAGGTCAGAGTCGGAACTGCCGTTACTATCTGAGGCTGCTTCGTCCCTCTCAGACCTTTtagtctttcttctctttttatcCTTAGAATCAGAATTAAGTTTTGCATCCAGGTCGCTGTTATCCTCTTTCTCAACTTGCGAAGGACGCTGTCTCTTTCCTTCCACATTTTCTACTCTACCGAAGTCCTTATCTGAAACTGGAGACATCTGTGAACCGTGGTGCATTCTGTGACTAGAACGTCTCTCTGGCAACTTTTCACTGTTAAGAAGTTGAATAGACAAACATTTAGcttacaataaaatattatgtcaAAAGATTATCATTTGAAAAAAGATCAAAATGCACCTCTTTCTCTCTTGCGCCTTAGCATGTTCAACACGTCCAACTTCTTGTACCGTCTCTGGTAATTGTTTCCTAGACAGCTTGGACTTTTGATCCCTATCCTCTCTACAGGCAATAGACAGATGGGTCAAGGAGTTAACAGCTATTGATAAAAAGCCTTTACCAAAATAAAAGGGTGAAAGGAGTCACCAAGAGCATACCTATCTCGCATTTCAGATGGATGTCCCGGAGATCTTCTGTCCCTCAGGTGTTTTCTTCCACTAGGTGAGGGAGGTCTACGGCGAACAGGAGGCGAGGGAGACCTAGACGAAGATCTGCTCCAAGATGGAGACCGTCTCCTTCGGCTGTCATCAGGTGATCGTGAACCAGATGGAGATCTTTGACTTCGCCGGGTGACAGGTTTTGGTGATCTACGCCGAACAGGAGAGCGCGCTTTTTGATGTCGAGAGGGAGGAGATCTACCTCGACCTCTGACAGGGGACATAGATCCACCCTGCTTGTCATGTGAAGGGGATTTTGCCACAGGACGTCCAGCTGGAGATAGGGAGCCTCGCTCTCTGGCAGGTGTCAGTGACCTGCGCCTTCTAACAGGTGGAGATGGTAACCCATTTTTCCTACCAGGAGGGGACAGTGAACTTGATGATGGTGATTTAAGATTATTAGCTGACTGAGGTCCTCCTAGCCTCATTGGTGATGGTGATCCTGCACGCCTAGGAGGTGGTGAAGGCAACCTTTGCCCAGCGGGTGGTGAAGGCAATCTTGGCCTAGCGGGTGGAGAGGGTAACCTTTGACCAGCGGGTGCCCTGCGGCTACCCACTAGTGACGGAGATCTCCCTGGTGAATCAGACCTTTCCCGCTTAGCCAGTGGTGATCGTGACCGTGATCTGTTACGCCTGTAGAGTGGAGATGGAGACCTGCGCCGTCTAGCTACAGGTGAAGGAGACCTGCGCCGCCTAAATGGTAATGGGGACCGCTGACGCCTAGCAGGCGGTGATGGTGACCTGCGTCTCCTAACAGGAGGGGATGGTGATCTGCGTTTCCTAGCAAGAGGGGATGGTGATCTGCGTCTCCTAGCAGAAGGGGATGGTGACCTGCGTCTCTTAGCAGGAGGGGATGGTGACCTGCGTCTCCTAACAGGTGGGGATGGTGACCTGCGACGCCTTGAAGGGGGTGATGATTGGCGGCGTCTCTCAGGTGTAGATACACGGCGGCGCCTTTGTGGTGATGGTGACCTGTGACGTCTGATCGGTGACCGCGACCTGCTTCCATAAGGAGAGCGTACCCTACGCCGCCGAGGAGACAGAGACCTACTCAAGGAACGTGACCTGGATCGACGCCTTGAATATGATGGTCTCCGCTTTCTAGGTGAGATGGAGGCATCTGACGATCGAGACAGGCTCCTTGATTTCCGTCCACTGTTGTACAAGATGAGCTATTAGCAAAAACTGCAGTTGTTTATAAATTAACCAACGCGTTGAAAAACAGAGGCTACAATTTCACTGGATTCATGAAAAGTAACTACAGAAGGCACATACCCAGAAGAACTTCTTGATCCTGAATTTGTTCTGCTGATCGACCTCGAACGTGAACCTCTACAAAGAAACCAATTAGTTAGACTCGCATATGCTAGAAGGCTAGACTAAATTAAGACTCCAAGTACACACCATAACAAAGAACACAAAGAGCAAACAGTGATGACCTAAAACTTGAGGTGCACTATCGAACTTCAATAAGATAACACAATATAGGTATTAAGAGAACTCTACCTCCTCCTTTCGTTGGCTCCTCCAACCTTCTCATCAACCTTTCTCTCATCCTCTGGACGATCTCTTGAAGGTTTTGCCTCCATGGCATTTGTCACCTTGTGTTCAACGCCGCTGTCCTACAGTAGTTTGAGGTAAAGCACATGAACCCTTATAATTGCAGAAGCTCTAAATAACATGAAAAGAAGAGGGGTTAAGAAACCAAAGGAACATCTATAAAGACCGAAACTCTAGCATGAACAAGTTAGTCTTACAATTTTCCCCTGTATGTCATCCTCATAGCACTTCCTCCTCCCAATTTCATTAACTAACTTATTGTTCTCATCTGCTTCTGCTTTTTTCCTTGCTTGTTCCTGCCACAAAAGAAGAGAGTCATTCACCATCATCAAAATCCAAACTTTTCTACAACAATACCTTAAACTTGATGGTTTCAGCGACAGAAGCATCAAGAAACTGCTGCGGGACACCACTAGAATTACTCTGGGCGCTGAGAAGAAGAGTCCAGAGCTCTTTCATGAACTTGACAGTGTTCTTCTCCATGAAGCCAGTGATAGCTATCTGAATCTCCTTACCGTTGACGACCTTGTTATCAAGAAGACCGTAGATGAAGTTGATGAGGACTTCATCTTCGAAACCAAGAAGCTCAGTGACTCTAGTCGCAATCCAAGGCTTCATAACATCCATCTTCACCTTGCTCACATCAACCTGAGGATAATCACAACAATCAAAACCCTATCCgatctgattttttttagaattcaAGAAAACTAACAAACCAGAGTCTCCAGCTCCGAGGCGAATTTCTGGCTCTTCATCAGCTTGGCTTGCTTGTTGGAGAACCGAGTGTCCTGGTCCGCGGTAGTACCCTGAATCGAAAAGAGgaatcagataaaaaaaaaaaacagagcgaATTGCGTCGATCTGGATCTAAGATGATCGGGGACTCACCCGGAAGAATCCGCCAGACATCTTTGTGGAAGCGACTCTTTCTTCCCTTCCCTATGATGAGAAAGATGGAGAAGGGGCTTGGGAGTTTTTTCGAACCCTAAAACTCTCTACTGAAGTTTTAGTTTCCATTTTTACCCTCAGATTTGTATTTAAATGACTTTGTTGCCATTTTGGAGGACATCGTATAACGtaacaaaattattaagacTATGGGCTGAAGAAAGTAGTAGAAGCCCAGGCCCATAAGCCCATACTAATGTGAACATGCGTGAAAAAGCAAGCCAAGCTGACGAAGAGCCAGAAAATTCGCCTCGGAGCTGGAGAATTTGGTTACGGAGGCTACCGCGAACTATGGCCAAGCTTTTAACGTAACAAAATTATTAGACTACTAGTGTTACTGCCCATGCTACGCATGGATTAATTTTACTGTCTCTTAATTAATCACTAGTTTTTGatccgcgcaggcgcgcggatgtatattttgaaaaatatgttgatatttgtttttcatgtaattattaggatttggaaaaatgaatccgaagaacataaccgataccgatccaaagatatagtaccaaacccaaacataaattgattaaatattctaattattcaaaattttgttatttagagaactaggggtgggcgttcgggtacccgttcgggttcggatcgggtatttcggattttcgggtatttcggtatagaggtgtagaacccgttcgggtatttctgtacttcgggtcgggttcgggtatttttagttcggattcggttatttctgatcgggttcggatatttagattttgaaaaaaaaaattaaaattttcatttctcaagtttcttgtatttaaaagtATAACATtaagttaactaatttttttgtttttaatagattgaatggttaaatagatttggacataacattttaaaactaaaaagacactaatttagttattttttttaaaaaaatttggttgtaactttttgttaatttttgaaataaaaaacttgacatgcattttaagtgagtagcaaatcattttttccgtaattgtatgtatatcatatgaacttaaagtatgtgtagtatcaatataaatattttatataaaatgagagatgtaaactagaaatataaggttgattatacatatgttcggt
It encodes the following:
- the LOC125609450 gene encoding serine/arginine repetitive matrix protein 1-like, producing MSGGFFRGTTADQDTRFSNKQAKLMKSQKFASELETLVDVSKVKMDVMKPWIATRVTELLGFEDEVLINFIYGLLDNKVVNGKEIQIAITGFMEKNTVKFMKELWTLLLSAQSNSSGVPQQFLDASVAETIKFKEQARKKAEADENNKLVNEIGRRKCYEDDIQGKIDSGVEHKVTNAMEAKPSRDRPEDERKVDEKVGGANERRRGSRSRSISRTNSGSRSSSGGRKSRSLSRSSDASISPRKRRPSYSRRRSRSRSLSRSLSPRRRRVRSPYGSRSRSPIRRHRSPSPQRRRRVSTPERRRQSSPPSRRRRSPSPPVRRRRSPSPPAKRRRSPSPSARRRRSPSPLARKRRSPSPPVRRRRSPSPPARRQRSPLPFRRRRSPSPVARRRRSPSPLYRRNRSRSRSPLAKRERSDSPGRSPSLVGSRRAPAGQRLPSPPARPRLPSPPAGQRLPSPPPRRAGSPSPMRLGGPQSANNLKSPSSSSLSPPGRKNGLPSPPVRRRRSLTPARERGSLSPAGRPVAKSPSHDKQGGSMSPVRGRGRSPPSRHQKARSPVRRRSPKPVTRRSQRSPSGSRSPDDSRRRRSPSWSRSSSRSPSPPVRRRPPSPSGRKHLRDRRSPGHPSEMRDREDRDQKSKLSRKQLPETVQEVGRVEHAKAQERKSEKLPERRSSHRMHHGSQMSPVSDKDFGRVENVEGKRQRPSQVEKEDNSDLDAKLNSDSKDKKRRKTKRSERDEAASDSNGSSDSDLEDRKEAKRRRKEEKKTKKEEKKRRREERRRKREERRGEKQKLKNREYSDSSEGEAEKSKNGEESDPKRLEIELRNKALESLKAKKGISH
- the LOC125609451 gene encoding probable inactive L-type lectin-domain containing receptor kinase III.1, with the protein product MAITSKSIALTIIFLLLSVSCASSQQETKFLNHGFLGANLLKFGSSIVHPSGLLELTNTSMRQIGQAFHGFPIPFSKPNSSNSISFSTSFVFAITPGPGAPGHGLAFVISPSMDFSGALPSNYLGLFNTSNNGNSLNRILAVEFDTVQAVELSDIDDNHVAIDLNGVVSIESATAAYFDDRDAKNISLRLASGDPIRVWIEYNATEMLLNVTLAPLERPKSNVPLLSRKMNLSETLSEQNYVGFSAATGTVTSTHLVLGWSFSIEGKATEIDLTKLPSIPKPPSPPSPSSTPPVSVKKDSNNTKLIIIFAASATGVIMILALLGFWLFRRRQVFFTAGARKFSHQMISSATGGFDNSRLLGERNSGSFYKGNLTPTEIIAVKKITCTTRQQKTTLIGEIASISRLRQRNLVNLLGYCSKGNEVYLVYEYVPNGSLDRFLFSNDRPVLTWSDRFCIIKGIAAGLQYLHGEGQRPLIHGNVKASNVLLDEELHARLGDYGQGIRHSSTTGHVAPELVETGKATRDTDVFGFGVLVMEIVCGRKAIEPTKPPEEISLVNWVLQGFKKGDLLQRCDTRMNRDELVAREVLLVLKTGLLCANRSQEARPMMKQVVGYLDGTERLPHDD